From the genome of Pelmatolapia mariae isolate MD_Pm_ZW linkage group LG12, Pm_UMD_F_2, whole genome shotgun sequence, one region includes:
- the LOC134638301 gene encoding LOW QUALITY PROTEIN: mixed lineage kinase domain-like protein (The sequence of the model RefSeq protein was modified relative to this genomic sequence to represent the inferred CDS: deleted 1 base in 1 codon): protein METVKSFFSAATNIYKLAKKVKANKKRCQRISVRVKAFEGGCGEVHHRVSPQVEKALGELTLTLDSAQKLIEKYTAANLVERILKSGSHGEEFNTVSERHTDAYQVLCVALQSEQREMLYEVFKQREKEDEMDGKEDDTEMTKLLMDYIKEQQEKTNTILRQLDKVVQMLNKPSFSSVAVRQIKPHELKYEHPKKPFKITASSELYKGEYQGFPVAIKRYINPMNTSARFVPQDVKSIFNKEVDTMKQFESPNILRMFGICIQDENGPNPQFFIIMEYCEKGSLRQVLDSDYTLTWIRTADMCLDAARGLYRFGIILWEIVTCKNPFEGFSDEEIYQKVCKEKYREPLPDDCPAELGQLINECRAYDGFQRPSAGVLLDKLRSVVTQMEEQQD, encoded by the exons ATGGAAACGGTAAAGTCCTTCTTTTCTGCTGCCACAAACATCTACAAACTGGCTAAAAAGGTGAAGGCCAACAAAAAGCGCTGCCAGCGGATTTCGGTCCGAGTCAAAGCCTTCGAGGGAGGATGTGGTGAAGTGCATCACAGAGTT TCTCCACAGGTAGAGAAAGCCCTCGGGGAGCTGACCCTAACTCTGGATTCAGCACAGAAGCTAATTGAAAAATACACTGCAGCCAACTTGGTGGAGCGCATCCTGAAATCGGGCAGCCACGGAGAAGAGTTTAATACGGTGAGCGAGCGGCACACTGATGCTTACCAGGTCCTGTGTGTAGCTCTGCAATCAGAGCAGAGGGAGATGCTGTACGAGGTGtttaaacagagagagaaagaagacgaAATGGACGGGAAGGAGGACGACACGGAGATGACCAAAT TGCTAATGGACTACATAAAAGAGCAGCAGGAGAAAACCAACACCATACTGAGACAGCTGGACAAAGTGGTGCAGATGT TGAATAAGCCCAGTTTCAGCAGCGTGGCTGTGCGACAGATTAAACCACATGAACTGAAGTATGAACATCCCAAAAAGCCCTTCAAGATAACAGCAAGCTCCGAGCTCTACAAAGGAGAATATCAGGGATTCCCAGTGGCCATCAAGAGATACATCAACCCCATGAACACCAGTGCACGGTTTGTGCCACA AGACGTGAAGTCTATTTTCAACAAGGAAGTCGACACCATGAAGCAGTTTGAGTCGCCCAACATCCTGCGAATGTTTGGAATCTGCATCCAGGATGAGAACG GACCCAACCCTCAGTTCTTCATCATCATGGAGTACTGTGAGAAAGGAAGTCTTCGCCAGGTTCTGGACTCTGACTACACTCTGACCTGGATCAGGACAGCTGACATGTGTTTGGATGCAGCACGAGGACTCTATCG TTTTGGAATCATCCTGTGGGAAATTGTCACCTGCAAGAATCCTTTTGAAG GTTTTTCAGATGAAGAAATTTATCAGAAGGTGTGTAAAGAGAAGTATCGAGAGCCGCTTCCTGATGACTGTCCTGCAGAACTGGGACAGCTGATCAACGAGTGCCGGGCCTACGACGGCTTCCAGAGGCCATCAGCTGGAG TGCTGCTGGATAAACTGCGCAGTGTGGTGACACAAATGGAGGAACAACAAGACTGA